Proteins encoded in a region of the Candidatus Bathyarchaeota archaeon genome:
- a CDS encoding translation initiation factor IF-6 has protein sequence MTVYLSSIVGSPSIGVYSLATEKIVIIPVMVPQEKAQEYADWLKAELVYTTISGSVLAGALSCANSNGMLLPNSVREEEIQRIKAVYKGNLTVMDTKKTAYGNLVLASDKGAVVDPRFKEKEIKAISDALGVEAVPTEIAGLPYVGSLATATNKGVLAHPLLKEAEKKILESVFKVPVEVGTVNCGIPYVGTGLLANSNAAVAGSMTTGPEMFIIEHALSTL, from the coding sequence TTGACTGTTTACTTATCCAGCATCGTTGGAAGCCCCAGCATCGGCGTGTACTCGCTGGCAACCGAAAAAATAGTGATTATCCCAGTTATGGTGCCGCAGGAGAAAGCCCAGGAATACGCTGACTGGCTTAAAGCTGAATTGGTCTACACAACCATCAGCGGCTCAGTTCTCGCAGGCGCACTCTCATGCGCCAACAGCAACGGCATGCTGCTGCCTAACTCGGTGCGCGAAGAAGAAATCCAACGCATCAAAGCCGTCTACAAAGGCAACCTCACAGTTATGGACACCAAAAAAACCGCCTACGGCAACCTGGTGCTTGCCAGCGATAAGGGCGCAGTGGTTGATCCACGCTTTAAAGAAAAAGAAATCAAGGCAATCTCCGATGCACTTGGCGTCGAAGCGGTTCCCACCGAGATCGCTGGGTTGCCCTATGTGGGGTCGCTGGCGACTGCAACCAACAAGGGCGTGCTGGCGCATCCGCTGCTAAAAGAGGCGGAAAAGAAGATTCTTGAAAGCGTCTTTAAGGTTCCCGTGGAAGTGGGCACCGTCAACTGCGGCATACCCTATGTGGGCACGGGTTTGCTTGCCAACAGCAACGCGGCAGTGGCGGGTTCCATGACGACTGGGCCTGAAATGTTCATAATCGAGCATGCCCTAAGCACCCTTTAG
- a CDS encoding 60S ribosomal protein L31 — protein MPKETKPQEQEVQEETIEEIAEAPEEQQLQATEAAQEQAPETEEAAEEKAKAKHKKKEEQEIVEERFYTIPLQKALIRPPKKRAPRAMQLVKIFVTKHMKLEMKVSEEEEEEELPQLLVAPEVNEKIWGRGIEKPPRKIKTRVTKDKDGNVTVYLAENQ, from the coding sequence ATGCCCAAGGAAACTAAACCGCAAGAACAAGAAGTCCAAGAGGAAACCATCGAAGAAATAGCTGAGGCACCCGAAGAGCAGCAGCTACAGGCAACCGAAGCCGCACAGGAGCAGGCGCCAGAAACCGAGGAAGCCGCAGAAGAGAAGGCAAAGGCTAAACACAAAAAGAAAGAGGAACAAGAAATCGTTGAAGAACGCTTCTACACTATTCCCCTGCAGAAAGCCCTGATTCGCCCGCCTAAGAAGCGTGCGCCACGCGCCATGCAGCTCGTTAAAATCTTTGTTACCAAGCACATGAAGCTTGAAATGAAGGTCAGCGAGGAAGAGGAAGAAGAAGAGTTACCTCAGTTGCTTGTTGCCCCTGAAGTTAACGAGAAAATCTGGGGAAGAGGCATCGAGAAGCCGCCGCGGAAAATCAAAACCCGCGTCACCAAAGACAAAGACGGCAACGTCACCGTTTATCTGGCCGAAAACCAGTAA
- a CDS encoding tryptophan-rich sensory protein, whose protein sequence is MENKTPGWLRWANIAAFIATLIVNGLSNTTLIGGQTTAEVSNRHPTLITPAGYVFSIWGIIYVLLGVYLVYQALPSQKNRPFQKQISYLFILTSILNIVWLFFWQNELLSISVAVILGFLASLIAIYLRLHIGRSNVSLKEKLCVHVPFSVYLGWVTIATIANIAVTLTASGWDGLGLSMQTWAIVVLALALIIDLAVIVTRRDIAFSLVFIWALAGIAVNQTSYPNVALTAEIAIVVIAVALALAVAVTRLRRR, encoded by the coding sequence ATGGAAAACAAGACCCCTGGGTGGCTACGGTGGGCTAACATAGCCGCTTTCATAGCAACCCTAATCGTTAACGGCTTATCCAACACCACCCTCATCGGCGGACAAACCACCGCGGAAGTCTCCAACAGACACCCCACCCTAATCACCCCCGCGGGCTACGTGTTTTCCATCTGGGGCATCATCTACGTGCTGCTCGGGGTCTACCTGGTTTATCAGGCGCTGCCAAGCCAAAAAAATCGGCCCTTCCAAAAACAAATCAGCTACCTCTTCATCCTAACCAGCATACTTAACATCGTTTGGCTGTTTTTCTGGCAAAACGAGCTGCTATCCATCTCAGTAGCGGTAATCCTTGGTTTCCTGGCATCGCTGATTGCAATTTATCTGAGGCTGCACATCGGACGCTCCAACGTTAGCTTAAAAGAGAAGCTCTGTGTGCATGTGCCCTTTAGCGTCTATCTGGGCTGGGTAACAATCGCCACCATCGCCAACATCGCGGTGACTTTGACTGCGTCGGGTTGGGATGGATTGGGGTTAAGCATGCAGACCTGGGCAATCGTCGTCTTGGCGTTGGCGTTAATCATTGATTTAGCTGTCATCGTGACCCGCCGGGACATCGCTTTCAGCTTAGTGTTTATTTGGGCGCTGGCAGGCATCGCTGTGAATCAAACCTCTTACCCCAACGTGGCTTTGACGGCGGAGATCGCTATAGTCGTGATAGCGGTGGCGTTGGCGCTGGCGGTTGCGGTGACTAGACTGCGCAGACGCTGA
- the pfdA gene encoding prefoldin subunit alpha, which translates to MSQRAPAEEELRKLSVEMRYLEQTAEALQQRISMVNAAITDLTYASATLDGIEKEKENVEMLVPIGGSSYVRVKLADPDKVIVGMGSGVSVEKSLADAKATLQERLDELEKTMNVAQQQFSQIAERINSGRSRLESMLAHARQAQQ; encoded by the coding sequence TTGAGTCAAAGAGCCCCTGCTGAAGAGGAACTGCGTAAGCTCAGCGTTGAAATGCGCTATTTAGAGCAGACCGCTGAGGCGCTTCAGCAGCGCATAAGCATGGTTAACGCCGCCATTACTGACTTAACCTATGCCAGCGCTACACTTGACGGCATCGAGAAGGAGAAGGAGAACGTTGAGATGCTGGTTCCCATCGGCGGCAGCTCCTATGTGCGAGTTAAGCTTGCGGACCCCGACAAAGTCATCGTCGGTATGGGCTCTGGTGTTTCAGTGGAGAAAAGTCTTGCGGATGCCAAGGCAACTCTTCAAGAGCGGCTTGATGAACTCGAGAAAACCATGAATGTGGCGCAGCAGCAGTTCAGCCAAATCGCCGAGCGCATCAACAGCGGCAGAAGCCGACTTGAATCGATGCTTGCCCACGCAAGACAAGCTCAACAGTAG
- a CDS encoding shikimate kinase, protein MNVTLIGMSGVGKSRVGALLAERLNYRFIDVDRVIEAVHGRRLQDLVDSLGDSKFLALEEKAILGLGAVGDCVVSPGGSSIYSQRAMGFLRGISTVVFLDASLAEIRRRTGDFSERGIVGLRARGLEAVFLERLPLYRRYADVTVEVAGLDDGAVVEGIVAAIF, encoded by the coding sequence ATGAATGTTACCCTCATTGGTATGTCTGGTGTTGGGAAGAGTCGTGTAGGGGCGCTTTTGGCTGAGCGGCTGAATTATCGTTTTATCGACGTGGACCGTGTCATTGAGGCAGTTCATGGGCGGAGGCTTCAGGATTTAGTTGACAGTTTGGGGGATTCCAAGTTTCTGGCGTTGGAGGAGAAAGCCATTTTGGGTTTGGGCGCGGTTGGGGACTGCGTGGTTTCTCCGGGTGGCAGTTCGATTTATTCGCAGAGGGCTATGGGTTTTCTGAGGGGCATCTCGACGGTGGTGTTTTTGGATGCTTCCCTGGCGGAGATCAGGCGGCGCACGGGGGATTTTTCTGAGCGGGGCATTGTGGGTTTGCGTGCGAGGGGGTTGGAGGCGGTTTTTTTGGAGCGGCTGCCGCTGTATCGGCGCTACGCGGACGTGACCGTGGAGGTGGCTGGCTTAGATGACGGGGCGGTGGTTGAGGGGATTGTCGCGGCAATATTTTAG
- a CDS encoding DNA-binding protein, which produces MSDDELEQIRKRKLLSMQNRASVSDEQRQSQAEQQLEAQKQALLAKILTPEARQRLNNLKMVKKEFADQIELQLIDMAQSGRLPIPLSDAQLKSILIQLQSRKRETTIRRI; this is translated from the coding sequence ATGTCAGATGATGAGCTTGAGCAGATTCGCAAGAGAAAACTTCTCTCGATGCAGAACCGCGCAAGCGTAAGCGACGAGCAGAGGCAATCTCAAGCCGAACAGCAACTTGAAGCTCAAAAGCAGGCGTTGCTTGCGAAGATATTGACACCTGAGGCAAGGCAGCGGCTTAATAACCTGAAAATGGTGAAGAAGGAGTTCGCTGACCAAATCGAGTTGCAACTCATCGACATGGCGCAAAGCGGCAGGCTGCCGATTCCGCTTTCAGATGCACAGCTCAAATCCATCCTAATCCAGCTTCAATCACGGAAGCGAGAGACAACGATAAGAAGGATATAG
- a CDS encoding arylsulfatase has protein sequence MSSSDSDYIQRGVLPIPDFPYKGLIVYDAKSADAKFPPIKPIRPPKGAPNIVLVLLDDVGFGASSAFGGPINTPVAEALATDGLRYTRFHTTALCSPTRAALLTGRNHHTVGMGGITEIATSAPGNNSMRPNYCAPLAKILKYNGYSTAHFGKCHEVPVWETGPVGPFDHWPTFSGFEKFYGFVAGETNQWYPEVYDGRARVTLPKDPNYHFLVDMTDQAINWIRTQKAIAPEKPFFVYFAPGATHAPHHVPQEWADRYKGKFDDGWDNLRERTIEKQKELGVIPKDAKLTTRHREIPAWEEMPQELKPVLRREMEVYAGYLEFTDYHVGRLLDSLKDLGILDDTLVFYVIGDNGASAEGTLNGTFNEMLNFNGAEAFETPQYLLDHLSEFGGPKSYNHYAVGWAHAMCCPYQWTKQVASHFGGTRNGLIVHWPKGIKSKGELRSQFHHVIDLAPTILELAGIPEPQFVEGIMQKPMEGVSMEYTFEDASAPDRHDIQYFEMFGNRGVYFKGWTAVTKHRTPWELVGAKTVAFDDDNWELYDTSKDWTQAEDLAKQMPDKLHELQRQWLIEATRYNVLPMDDRSVERFIPELAGRPKMVAGDTQFLYPGMILGESGIINIKNKSHSIAAEIEVPSAKAEGAIVAQGANFGGWALYARNGKLKYCYNFLGLDVTAIESSEALSEGKHLVRMDFKYDGEGLGKGGAASLFIDDRKVAEGRIERTAAIIFSADSTCMVGDKIGAPISDDFKESGNNFNGKISWVRIEVGSEDTSRLIKPDEWIRVKMSIQ, from the coding sequence ATGTCCAGTAGCGACTCCGATTATATCCAACGGGGAGTTCTCCCAATTCCCGACTTCCCCTACAAGGGACTAATCGTGTATGACGCAAAAAGCGCCGACGCCAAGTTTCCCCCCATCAAGCCGATTCGTCCCCCCAAAGGGGCACCCAACATAGTTCTGGTCCTACTTGATGACGTCGGTTTTGGAGCATCCAGCGCTTTTGGCGGACCCATAAACACACCTGTCGCTGAAGCCCTCGCCACCGACGGCCTGCGATACACGCGGTTCCATACAACTGCGCTGTGCTCGCCTACACGCGCCGCGTTGCTAACTGGGAGAAATCATCACACCGTAGGAATGGGGGGCATAACTGAAATCGCGACTTCAGCGCCCGGCAACAACTCGATGAGACCCAATTACTGCGCGCCCCTCGCCAAGATTCTCAAATACAACGGCTACTCGACAGCGCACTTTGGAAAATGCCATGAAGTGCCAGTTTGGGAAACTGGTCCAGTGGGGCCGTTTGATCATTGGCCGACCTTTTCGGGTTTTGAGAAATTCTACGGTTTTGTCGCCGGCGAAACAAACCAGTGGTACCCTGAAGTTTATGATGGTAGAGCCAGAGTAACCTTGCCGAAGGATCCCAACTACCATTTCCTGGTAGATATGACTGATCAAGCCATCAATTGGATACGCACCCAGAAAGCCATCGCTCCCGAAAAGCCCTTCTTCGTCTACTTTGCGCCGGGCGCCACTCATGCGCCGCATCATGTCCCTCAGGAATGGGCAGACAGATACAAGGGCAAATTCGATGACGGCTGGGATAACCTGCGGGAAAGAACCATCGAGAAACAAAAAGAGCTTGGAGTTATCCCCAAAGACGCCAAGCTGACAACGCGCCATAGGGAAATACCGGCGTGGGAGGAAATGCCCCAGGAGCTAAAGCCTGTTCTAAGACGTGAGATGGAGGTCTATGCGGGCTATCTGGAATTCACTGATTACCATGTGGGCAGGCTTTTGGATTCCCTTAAAGACCTCGGCATACTCGATGACACCTTGGTTTTCTATGTTATCGGAGACAACGGAGCCTCGGCGGAGGGCACTTTAAACGGCACCTTCAACGAGATGCTTAACTTTAACGGCGCCGAAGCATTCGAGACCCCCCAGTACCTGCTGGATCACCTAAGCGAGTTCGGGGGGCCAAAATCCTACAATCACTACGCCGTAGGCTGGGCGCATGCCATGTGCTGTCCGTATCAGTGGACCAAGCAGGTTGCCTCGCATTTTGGGGGAACCCGAAACGGCTTGATTGTCCATTGGCCCAAGGGAATAAAATCTAAAGGAGAACTCCGCAGCCAATTCCATCATGTTATAGATTTAGCGCCGACGATTCTTGAGCTCGCCGGCATCCCCGAGCCGCAGTTCGTCGAGGGCATAATGCAGAAGCCCATGGAGGGAGTCAGCATGGAGTACACCTTTGAGGATGCCTCTGCGCCGGATCGCCATGACATCCAGTACTTTGAGATGTTCGGTAACCGCGGCGTCTACTTTAAGGGTTGGACAGCAGTCACCAAGCATCGTACGCCCTGGGAGCTGGTGGGAGCCAAAACCGTTGCTTTCGACGATGACAACTGGGAGCTTTATGATACAAGCAAGGATTGGACGCAGGCTGAAGACCTCGCCAAGCAGATGCCTGATAAGCTGCATGAGCTTCAGCGGCAATGGCTCATAGAGGCCACGCGCTACAATGTTTTGCCGATGGATGACCGGTCAGTTGAACGCTTTATCCCCGAGTTAGCGGGCAGACCCAAGATGGTTGCGGGTGACACACAGTTCCTGTACCCCGGCATGATATTGGGGGAATCAGGCATCATCAACATAAAAAACAAGTCACACAGCATCGCCGCCGAAATCGAGGTGCCCTCTGCAAAAGCGGAAGGTGCGATTGTGGCTCAGGGCGCAAACTTTGGAGGCTGGGCGCTGTATGCACGCAACGGGAAACTCAAGTACTGCTACAACTTTTTGGGGCTCGACGTCACAGCCATAGAGTCATCGGAGGCTCTTTCGGAGGGCAAGCATCTGGTTCGCATGGACTTCAAATATGATGGGGAGGGCCTTGGAAAAGGCGGAGCCGCATCGCTTTTCATCGATGATCGGAAGGTCGCTGAGGGCAGGATCGAGCGGACAGCCGCGATTATCTTCTCGGCGGATTCAACTTGCATGGTCGGTGACAAGATTGGGGCGCCCATCTCAGATGACTTCAAGGAAAGCGGCAACAATTTCAACGGGAAAATCAGTTGGGTGCGGATTGAAGTGGGCTCCGAAGATACGAGCCGCCTGATAAAGCCTGATGAGTGGATACGGGTTAAAATGTCGATCCAGTAA
- a CDS encoding 50S ribosomal protein L39e encodes MARVKPTAKKLRLAKAGKESQSVPTWVIARTDGKVRVNPKMRRNWRTRKIKA; translated from the coding sequence ATGGCGAGAGTAAAACCAACCGCGAAAAAACTCCGATTAGCTAAAGCTGGCAAAGAATCCCAGTCTGTACCAACATGGGTTATCGCCCGAACAGACGGCAAAGTCAGAGTGAACCCTAAAATGCGGCGCAACTGGCGAACCCGCAAAATAAAGGCATAG
- the ftsY gene encoding signal recognition particle-docking protein FtsY yields the protein MFEKLKSGFKGLVNKVTTTELKEENLTPILSDFKMSLAENDVAFPVADKICDDLVSRLSGVSVKRLEDRKKVVDENLRQVLLEVMLTNVRIDLLQKAEEKRKRKEPLTLMFVGINGTGKTTTIAKVARFFQDKGYSVVLAGADTYRAGSIEQLEEHAKRLGVRVIKSTYGGDPAAVAYDAVSHAQAHGINVVLIDTAGRMQTNQNLMNELIKVKRVVKPDLVVFTVDSLIGNDAVMQAEEFNKAVGIDATILTKVDADVKGGSALSVTFVTQKPILFIGVGQTYKDLELFNPDKFVNMVLR from the coding sequence ATGTTTGAGAAGCTCAAGTCCGGGTTTAAAGGCTTAGTTAACAAAGTCACCACGACTGAGCTTAAAGAAGAAAACTTAACCCCCATTTTATCCGACTTCAAAATGAGCCTAGCCGAAAACGACGTGGCTTTTCCTGTTGCCGACAAAATCTGCGACGACCTTGTTTCGCGGCTGTCAGGCGTTTCTGTTAAGCGGCTTGAGGACCGCAAAAAAGTCGTGGATGAAAACCTGCGGCAGGTCCTCTTGGAAGTCATGTTAACCAATGTCCGCATAGACCTGCTTCAGAAAGCAGAGGAAAAACGCAAACGCAAAGAACCCTTAACGCTTATGTTCGTCGGCATCAACGGCACAGGCAAAACCACCACCATCGCTAAAGTCGCCAGGTTCTTCCAGGATAAGGGCTACTCGGTGGTTTTGGCGGGTGCAGACACTTACCGTGCAGGCTCAATCGAGCAGCTCGAAGAGCATGCTAAGCGGCTGGGTGTGCGCGTGATTAAAAGCACCTATGGCGGCGACCCAGCGGCTGTGGCGTATGACGCAGTTAGCCATGCGCAGGCTCACGGCATAAACGTGGTTTTAATCGATACAGCTGGGCGTATGCAGACTAACCAGAACCTGATGAATGAACTCATCAAGGTGAAGCGTGTGGTGAAGCCCGATTTGGTGGTGTTCACGGTTGATTCACTCATCGGCAACGATGCGGTGATGCAGGCGGAGGAATTCAACAAAGCCGTAGGCATCGACGCAACCATCCTCACTAAGGTAGATGCGGACGTGAAGGGCGGCTCGGCGCTTAGCGTGACGTTTGTGACTCAGAAGCCGATTCTCTTCATCGGCGTGGGGCAAACCTACAAGGACCTGGAGCTGTTTAACCCAGACAAATTCGTCAACATGGTGCTGCGTTAG
- the rpl18a gene encoding 50S ribosomal protein L18Ae, producing the protein MFIIGNALDVVQERLVMKAFKVTGEIKKPKLATPFTKEVLADKSEHAVEKVYAEIGSKHRVKRFQIKIAGVQEMQVDEIEDPVLKKLVTGEA; encoded by the coding sequence ATGTTTATAATTGGGAATGCACTGGATGTTGTGCAGGAAAGATTAGTCATGAAAGCTTTCAAAGTAACCGGTGAAATCAAGAAGCCGAAACTTGCAACTCCATTCACAAAAGAAGTGTTAGCTGACAAAAGCGAACATGCCGTCGAGAAGGTTTACGCCGAAATCGGCAGCAAACACCGCGTGAAGCGGTTCCAAATCAAAATCGCCGGCGTCCAGGAAATGCAGGTGGACGAAATCGAGGATCCCGTTTTAAAGAAACTTGTAACTGGAGAAGCATAA
- a CDS encoding PQQ-binding-like beta-propeller repeat protein, with translation MQHKKLLTILFVGILSILLALPMINTPSANAQTGVSKNTFPLIGALPNPVGVNQETLITTGLTHATAWPQAGWYRVTVTVYKPDNTTETLGPVTTDTTGMTGISYTPTMVGTYYLQTNFPEQKIEVTAAGTLANTTMKASTSEKYPLIVTEEPRAYYPGVPLPSEYWSRPINAQFREWQSIAGNWLNVRGYDNRLPPPNDDAPETPHLLWTRQYAEGGLVGGVDLDAINMDQISYEHGDAYEGKWSNPIIMNGILFYTQHAAQSAMNYAGTSWNYTGYEVEQRTVAVDLHTGKELWNKVLGNNERQAFGQIMYWKTMNMYGAFSYLWTTVGTTWNAYDPFTGRWEYTINNVPSGSRIVGPNGEILVYTMDNINGWLTMWNSTECVYKSYLDFYLSRPGVAGQPGGGTTNDAALAEYYAGRWRPHGIKFNGTEGIQWNVTIPKGLPTGGPSSNIQFVAGEYAIVGSNTNWAGGAAQPNPVFYAISIKPGEEGKLMWNKTWTLPTADAHADIPGSEPFSVEDDVFVVSIKETRVHYGFRLSTGQQIWGPTSPPDPWLNVFTNLYMNPWGAAVIKNGSLYTAGMGGVVNAFNVQTGEHLWTYNLSDKYTEQLFSSEWPTPIDFIVDGKIYLFTQEHSANTPIARGAPAACIDATTGEEIWRIDGLRLGSRWGGQPIIGDSIIAGFSSYDNQIVAMGRGPTATTVEAPSISATFGTPVTIRGTVTDISPGTEQDAIKLRFPHGVAAVSDDSQSEWMKYVYMQFPSPMTSTGVDVTLSVIDSNNNVYEIGKATSDTSGTYSLVWTPEISGKYTIIASFEGTNAYWPSYAETAMNVLEAPSATQSSAGNDFVMPPFELYLAIATIAIIAAIAVVGLLVLKKKA, from the coding sequence ATGCAACACAAAAAATTACTGACAATTTTATTCGTTGGAATCCTATCAATCCTACTAGCTTTACCCATGATAAACACGCCGTCTGCTAATGCACAAACAGGCGTATCTAAAAACACCTTCCCACTTATCGGCGCCCTCCCCAATCCCGTAGGCGTAAACCAAGAAACCCTCATCACCACCGGTTTAACCCATGCAACAGCTTGGCCTCAGGCTGGCTGGTACCGGGTTACCGTAACCGTCTACAAGCCAGATAACACCACTGAAACACTTGGGCCAGTCACAACCGACACCACCGGCATGACCGGAATATCCTACACCCCCACTATGGTCGGCACCTATTATCTGCAAACCAATTTCCCCGAGCAGAAAATCGAAGTTACAGCCGCAGGCACCTTAGCCAACACAACCATGAAGGCAAGCACCAGCGAAAAGTACCCACTTATCGTAACCGAGGAACCACGTGCATACTACCCAGGCGTTCCATTACCCTCAGAGTACTGGTCTCGCCCAATCAACGCGCAGTTCAGAGAATGGCAATCGATTGCAGGCAACTGGCTAAACGTCCGTGGATACGACAACCGATTACCACCACCTAACGATGATGCACCTGAAACACCACACTTACTCTGGACACGGCAATACGCTGAAGGCGGTCTGGTTGGAGGCGTAGATTTAGACGCCATCAACATGGATCAAATCAGCTATGAACACGGCGACGCATACGAAGGAAAATGGAGCAACCCCATCATAATGAACGGCATACTGTTCTACACCCAGCACGCAGCACAATCAGCAATGAACTATGCTGGCACATCGTGGAATTACACTGGATACGAAGTTGAACAGAGAACGGTCGCAGTTGACTTACATACAGGAAAAGAGCTTTGGAACAAAGTTCTCGGAAACAACGAAAGACAAGCATTTGGCCAAATAATGTACTGGAAAACCATGAACATGTACGGTGCCTTCTCATACCTGTGGACAACCGTTGGAACCACATGGAACGCATACGACCCATTCACTGGACGCTGGGAATACACCATAAACAACGTGCCTTCTGGCTCAAGAATAGTCGGTCCAAACGGCGAAATCTTGGTCTACACAATGGATAACATCAATGGCTGGTTGACGATGTGGAACTCAACTGAATGCGTCTACAAATCATACCTTGACTTCTATCTCTCCCGTCCAGGCGTAGCAGGTCAACCTGGCGGCGGAACAACAAACGATGCTGCACTAGCCGAATACTATGCAGGCAGATGGAGACCCCACGGTATCAAATTCAACGGCACAGAGGGCATACAGTGGAACGTGACTATTCCTAAAGGCTTACCGACAGGCGGACCTTCAAGCAACATACAATTCGTCGCTGGCGAGTACGCAATCGTTGGTAGCAACACCAACTGGGCAGGCGGCGCAGCGCAACCTAACCCTGTCTTCTATGCTATAAGCATTAAACCAGGCGAAGAAGGTAAATTGATGTGGAACAAGACCTGGACATTACCCACCGCAGACGCGCATGCAGACATTCCCGGCTCAGAACCCTTCAGCGTCGAGGACGACGTCTTCGTAGTTAGCATCAAAGAAACCAGAGTGCACTATGGCTTTAGACTCTCAACTGGCCAACAAATCTGGGGACCAACATCACCACCGGACCCATGGCTAAACGTCTTCACTAACCTCTACATGAACCCCTGGGGCGCAGCTGTCATCAAAAACGGCTCACTCTACACTGCAGGTATGGGCGGAGTAGTCAACGCCTTTAACGTACAAACAGGCGAACACCTTTGGACTTACAACCTCTCAGACAAATACACCGAACAACTCTTCAGCTCAGAATGGCCAACACCCATCGATTTCATCGTTGACGGCAAAATCTATCTGTTCACTCAGGAACACTCAGCTAACACGCCGATAGCAAGAGGCGCCCCCGCAGCATGCATAGATGCAACAACAGGCGAAGAAATCTGGCGGATTGATGGTTTACGGCTCGGTAGCAGATGGGGCGGACAACCCATCATTGGAGACAGCATAATCGCAGGCTTCAGCTCATACGATAATCAAATCGTCGCCATGGGCAGAGGGCCAACCGCAACCACCGTTGAAGCCCCGAGCATCAGCGCAACATTCGGAACTCCAGTGACAATTAGAGGCACAGTCACAGATATCTCTCCGGGCACTGAACAAGACGCAATTAAGCTACGCTTCCCCCACGGGGTAGCAGCAGTCAGCGACGACAGCCAAAGCGAATGGATGAAGTATGTCTACATGCAGTTCCCAAGTCCCATGACCTCCACAGGAGTAGATGTAACACTATCAGTCATCGACTCAAACAACAATGTCTATGAAATCGGCAAAGCAACCAGCGACACAAGTGGAACCTACAGTCTTGTCTGGACTCCAGAAATCTCCGGCAAATACACAATTATCGCAAGCTTCGAGGGCACAAATGCATACTGGCCATCATACGCAGAAACCGCCATGAACGTTCTTGAGGCGCCGTCGGCGACTCAGAGCAGCGCTGGCAATGACTTCGTGATGCCTCCATTCGAACTGTACCTTGCTATAGCAACCATCGCTATCATTGCTGCAATTGCAGTGGTGGGGCTATTGGTGCTCAAGAAAAAGGCTTAG
- a CDS encoding 30S ribosomal protein S19e, translated as MTTPHDVPAQKYIDRLAKYLRENVDEVQPPTWATFAKTGTHVEKQPQNPNWWYTRSASILRKVYVHGPIGLENLRSDYGGRKNNGVHKNHACKSGGSGIRKSLQQLESAGFVQVTRPKGRVVTPKGRKMMQEVAGDLAKELVKSVPELRKYQGE; from the coding sequence TTGACGACTCCACATGACGTTCCAGCCCAAAAGTACATCGACCGATTAGCCAAGTACCTACGGGAAAACGTGGATGAAGTGCAGCCCCCTACATGGGCAACCTTCGCCAAAACCGGCACCCACGTAGAGAAGCAACCCCAAAACCCCAACTGGTGGTACACACGCAGCGCATCAATCCTGCGCAAGGTCTACGTTCACGGCCCCATCGGCCTAGAAAACCTCCGCAGCGACTATGGCGGACGCAAAAACAACGGTGTCCACAAGAACCACGCGTGCAAATCAGGCGGAAGCGGCATACGCAAGTCGCTGCAGCAGCTTGAATCCGCAGGTTTTGTACAGGTTACCCGCCCCAAGGGCAGAGTGGTGACTCCGAAGGGCCGCAAGATGATGCAGGAAGTCGCTGGAGACCTGGCAAAGGAGCTAGTCAAATCTGTCCCTGAGCTTAGGAAGTATCAAGGCGAATAA